From Candidatus Zixiibacteriota bacterium:
CTTTTTTCATATCTTCTATAACATAATCTTTTAGGTATTGACTGAACTCTTCAGCTAACTTTCCAATGCTGGTTTTGGCTGTAAAATCCTTTTCTTTTTCTTCTTTTTTCTTAAATCTTAAGTCAAAGTAAAGCGCCTCAGCCTTAAGCTCAGATAGTCTCCTGAAGTTTAAAGAGTTGTATACGTGAGCCGGAATTTGAGTTACCTTCAGCCGAACTATCTTATCCTTGATATCATTTGCCTGAATCAGGTCCTCTACCTCTTGCAGTACCTCATCCTGATTCTTGCCTTCTGCATATATCTGAGGCAGCTCAATCATTGAACGGGTAGGAACAGAATGGAATTTTGTCTCTTTTGAGAAGAGGTTGACTTCAACGAACCCCTTTTCCTGCCCTAATTCAGCCATAGAAATCCTTTCAGTTGAGCCGGCATAAAAAACATTCTCTTCAACCTTGGTATAACGATGGTAATGACCCAGGGCTACATAATCAAACCCTTTTTTAAAGAGGGACGAAGGAACCTCTAATTCTGAAAGCTCCCCCATAGAGAATTCCTTTATGCCTGAGACCACGCCGTGCAAGGTCAAAACATTGAAGCGTGCTTCCATATCGATTTCCACTTTTTCCAGCTCGGATTGAAAAGTAGTCGCTGAAAGACAATGAGGAATCGCATGCAGTGCTAAATCTTTTATCCTGATCATCTCATATCTATCCTGGTAAACCAGAGAAAATCCGGGGAAAATCTCAAAAAAAGAGAAGATCGAGCCCACGCCTCTCTGCTTGGGAGTATCATGATTCCCGGAGATGATAATTACCGGAACGTTAACGGCAGTCAGCCGCAAAAGCTGCCTGATGGCAATATTTATTATCCGATTCGTAGGTCTGACAGAGTGAAAAAGGTCACCAGAATGGATTACTATATCTGGCTTTATTTGTATTATCTGGTCTATAGCCCGGATGAAAGCATCGCAGATATCCTCTTCTCTCTGGTTTATTCCAGAAGTCGAGACCTTTCTGCTTAACCCCCCTGCTCCCAGATGAGTATCTGAAATGTGAACCAATCTCATGTTTATTTTCCTCCAGAAGTTACCAGACCAATAATAATAACTAAAAAATTTAATTACAAGAAAAATAAAGTGGTTAAAAAGATGGGTTAGAGGGGAACTTAAATTAAGTTTTAAATACTCACTTCAGCGGTTTTTAGATTTGAAACTTTTGCAGACTCAGGTTTTATCTCTGGTTCAGTTAAGGAAAGAAAAATAGAGAAAATCGTTCCTTTTCCGGGTTCACTTTCAACCTCGATCTTGCCTTTATGTAAGTCGATTATTTTCTTCACCAGACTCAGTCCCAGACCTATTCCCTTTTCCTTTGAGGTGAAGAAAGGTTTAAAGATCTGATCCAGGTTACCTTCGGGGATTCCGCAGCCATTGTCTTGGATGATCAATTCAATTATTGGTTCCCTCTCAGCATTTGATTTCTTGAGGCTTATTTTAATCTCTCCATCATCCGAAACCGCCTCAATTGAATTCAGGATTAAGTTTTGAAAAGCCTGTCTTAACAGGAGCGGATCGCCGGGCAGCAGGGGTATTTCCCCTTCGACTTTTAAAGAATATTTAACCTCAGGCTTCTTCTCCTGAGCTATTTTAATACAATCCCGTATTAACTCCAGCAGGTCGAATTTAACCCATTTCACCTCCAACGGCTTGGCAAAGTCTAAAAATCTCTTAAGCAGATTTTCCAGAGTCAAAGATTCTGCCATTATGCTTTCCACCACAGGGTAGGCGGCACTTCCCTCCCGGATACCTTTTTTTAACATTTTACAGTATCCCAGAAGCGCGCCCATTGAGTTTCTCAACTCATGTGCCAGGCCGGCTGAGATCTCGCCGATTGAAGCCATCTTCTGCTGCTGGACTATCTTCTGCTGGATCTTCTTGAGTTCAGTCAGGTCAGTCAAAACCAGTACCAGCCCAATGATGTTTTCATTTTCGTCCCGCAAAAGTCCACCGTTGGCAAGTAAAAACCCGGTTGGCTGCCTTTTCCCTTCTATCTCTATCTCCGTTTCAGCCGATAGGTTTTTCTTAATCACCAATCCCTCTAACATATTGCAGAGAGCGTGATTCTTAGCTAAGGCCTGTTTGTAATGCTGGTTGTAATTCAGATCGAAATCCGGTCCTAAGAGTTTTTGGGCTGACTGGTTAAATCCGCTTATCTTTCCCTGGTTATCACAGATTATCACTCCGTTATTTATGCTCCTGAGTATATATTCATTGTATCTCTCTAGATTTCTGGCTTTATTGTCAGTCTGAACATAAAGCTCCTGCAGTTTCCTTTCCTTTTCCTTTAGCTCCGTTATAACCTTCTGGAAAACTTCAACCACTGACTCGATATCTTCCTTTTTGCCTGAGGGAGAGAAGATTTTCTCCTCTTCTGCTTTTCTTTTCATCCGCTGATAAGGGGAGAAGATATTTCGCAAAAGGAGTAAAGCCATAAATACCACTCCTAAAATTCCTAATCCTCTGACCCAGCCTTCATTCCTGGAAATACGCTCCATCCATTCCAGTCTGGTAACTTCTTTTTCAACCCTGCAGAAACGAGTTGCCTGAGATTTATAATCTGTAAAGGAGTAAAAATAGCTCTGGTAAAATCTTTTTTGGGGACCCGGATATATCTCGGAGAAAAAGCTTTTGTCCGAAGTAAGCTTGTTCTTGAAAAGATTAAGCGAAGAATCAGCAGGCTGAAGCCCTCCCATATCTGCCCTATCATCTGAGGAAAAGAGAAGATCTCCATGCTGATTTAAAATATCAACCCTTTTAAGCCCCCAGAGAGAGAGTAAGCTTTTGATTTTTGCAATGGTTTTGTGGTTGCCAGGATCATTCTGCCAGAGTTGACTGCTGGAGTAGGCTCCTCCCTTAAGATTTTGTTGAGATTCTTCGTTCCAGCCTTTTTTGGAAAGATTCAATAGATAAACGATCTCAAAATTGATCAGAAGAAAAAAAAGGATGAAAAGCAAGATAGAGAGTCTGATCTCGGTCTGGTAGCTGAACTTGAAAAATTGTTTCATAACTTTATCTTTGTCCAATAAAGACATATCTTTTATCGGCAGATAAAAATAAACGATTTAGCCAAAGAGAGCAGATGAGCAGGCAAGTCTTCAAATATGAAAAAATAGATTGAGGTATAGCTCCACCAGCCGGTTACCAAAGAAGATACAGATTGCAGTTGCTATCGCCAGAAACGGTCCAAAAGGAATCAGCCTGTTCTCTCTTAATTTAGGTGACAGGATGAGGAAAATAATGCCGGCCAGGGCGCCCAAGAAAGAGGCTAAGAAAAAAACCAGGAGAATCTTTTGCCAGCCTAAGAAGGCGCCCAGCATTGCTGCCAGCTTAATATCTCCTCCTCCCATACTCTCCTTTTTAAAGATTTTATCTCCTGCTAAGGCAACCAGGTAGAAAAGTCCCCCTCCGGAGATAATCCCGATTAACGAGTCAAGAAATGAAGGGGATTTTGACAAGAGTGAAAAGATAAGTCCGGCTGCAATACCCGGTAGGGTTATG
This genomic window contains:
- a CDS encoding exonuclease SbcCD subunit D, with the protein product MRLVHISDTHLGAGGLSRKVSTSGINQREEDICDAFIRAIDQIIQIKPDIVIHSGDLFHSVRPTNRIINIAIRQLLRLTAVNVPVIIISGNHDTPKQRGVGSIFSFFEIFPGFSLVYQDRYEMIRIKDLALHAIPHCLSATTFQSELEKVEIDMEARFNVLTLHGVVSGIKEFSMGELSELEVPSSLFKKGFDYVALGHYHRYTKVEENVFYAGSTERISMAELGQEKGFVEVNLFSKETKFHSVPTRSMIELPQIYAEGKNQDEVLQEVEDLIQANDIKDKIVRLKVTQIPAHVYNSLNFRRLSELKAEALYFDLRFKKKEEKEKDFTAKTSIGKLAEEFSQYLKDYVIEDMKKEKLQELGLRYLSEKREEDE
- a CDS encoding ATP-binding protein, with the translated sequence MKQFFKFSYQTEIRLSILLFILFFLLINFEIVYLLNLSKKGWNEESQQNLKGGAYSSSQLWQNDPGNHKTIAKIKSLLSLWGLKRVDILNQHGDLLFSSDDRADMGGLQPADSSLNLFKNKLTSDKSFFSEIYPGPQKRFYQSYFYSFTDYKSQATRFCRVEKEVTRLEWMERISRNEGWVRGLGILGVVFMALLLLRNIFSPYQRMKRKAEEEKIFSPSGKKEDIESVVEVFQKVITELKEKERKLQELYVQTDNKARNLERYNEYILRSINNGVIICDNQGKISGFNQSAQKLLGPDFDLNYNQHYKQALAKNHALCNMLEGLVIKKNLSAETEIEIEGKRQPTGFLLANGGLLRDENENIIGLVLVLTDLTELKKIQQKIVQQQKMASIGEISAGLAHELRNSMGALLGYCKMLKKGIREGSAAYPVVESIMAESLTLENLLKRFLDFAKPLEVKWVKFDLLELIRDCIKIAQEKKPEVKYSLKVEGEIPLLPGDPLLLRQAFQNLILNSIEAVSDDGEIKISLKKSNAEREPIIELIIQDNGCGIPEGNLDQIFKPFFTSKEKGIGLGLSLVKKIIDLHKGKIEVESEPGKGTIFSIFLSLTEPEIKPESAKVSNLKTAEVSI
- a CDS encoding prepilin peptidase gives rise to the protein MNMLIGAFVFIFGLAVGSFLNVCIYRLPLKKSIIFPASHCPKCGNKIRTYDNIPILSYILLRGKCRFCKERISLIYPAVELWSGLIFLSLYLWYGLSWEFASKLFLFTSLMVIFFIDLKHQLIPDVITLPGIAAGLIFSLLSKSPSFLDSLIGIISGGGLFYLVALAGDKIFKKESMGGGDIKLAAMLGAFLGWQKILLVFFLASFLGALAGIIFLILSPKLRENRLIPFGPFLAIATAICIFFGNRLVELYLNLFFHI